Proteins found in one Sporosarcina sp. FSL K6-3457 genomic segment:
- the xylA gene encoding xylose isomerase, translating to MTYFSTIKKIEFEGSSSTNPFAFKFYNPEEKIGDKTMEEILRYGVSYWHTFRMDGSDPFGAGTMMRPWDKFSGMDLAKARVDASFEFYEKLDVPFFCFHDIDIAPEGANLRESNQNLDVIVSMIKDYMKDSKAKLLWNTANNFTHPRFVHGAATSSHADVFAYSAAKVKKGLEIGKELGAENYVFWGGREGYETLLNTNMKLELDNLARFYTMAIDYAKEIGFDAQFLIEPKPKEPTTHQYDYDVATAHAFLQNYGLENHFKFNIEANHATLAGHTFEHELHYARIHNMLGSVDANQGDPLIGWDTDEFPTDLWSTTLAMYEILKNGGLGRGGLNFDAKVRRGSFEPEDLFHAHIAGMDAFAVGLRVAQNLIDDKVLENIVEDRYQTFTSGVGLDIVQGKTNFRKLEAYALGVTDIKQVSGRLEQIKATINQYLLKAFAD from the coding sequence ATGACTTATTTTTCTACTATTAAAAAAATTGAATTTGAAGGTTCTTCGTCAACAAATCCATTTGCTTTTAAATTTTATAATCCTGAGGAAAAAATTGGTGATAAAACGATGGAGGAAATCTTGCGCTATGGTGTGTCATACTGGCACACATTTAGGATGGATGGTTCAGATCCATTTGGCGCTGGAACGATGATGCGCCCATGGGATAAATTTAGTGGAATGGATTTGGCTAAAGCGCGTGTAGATGCTTCCTTCGAATTTTATGAAAAATTGGATGTACCATTTTTCTGTTTCCATGATATCGATATTGCACCAGAGGGAGCTAATTTAAGAGAGTCAAACCAAAACCTAGATGTGATTGTTAGTATGATTAAGGATTATATGAAGGATAGTAAAGCGAAGCTGCTTTGGAATACGGCTAATAATTTCACGCATCCACGTTTTGTTCATGGTGCGGCAACATCGAGTCACGCCGATGTCTTTGCTTATTCTGCGGCAAAAGTGAAAAAAGGCTTGGAAATTGGTAAAGAGCTTGGTGCTGAAAACTATGTATTTTGGGGTGGCCGTGAAGGTTATGAAACACTGTTAAATACAAATATGAAGCTTGAATTAGATAATTTAGCTCGTTTTTATACGATGGCGATTGATTATGCAAAAGAGATTGGCTTTGATGCTCAATTCTTAATCGAGCCTAAACCAAAAGAGCCCACGACGCATCAATATGATTATGATGTAGCGACTGCGCATGCATTTTTGCAAAATTATGGTCTTGAAAATCACTTCAAGTTTAATATAGAAGCGAATCACGCAACACTCGCTGGCCATACATTTGAACATGAGCTTCACTATGCCCGCATTCATAATATGTTGGGTTCTGTAGATGCCAACCAAGGTGATCCGTTGATTGGATGGGATACGGATGAGTTCCCGACAGACTTATGGTCAACGACACTTGCGATGTATGAAATTCTTAAAAATGGTGGACTAGGTAGAGGTGGACTAAACTTCGATGCGAAAGTAAGAAGGGGTTCATTTGAGCCGGAAGATTTATTCCATGCGCATATTGCTGGAATGGATGCATTTGCAGTTGGGTTGAGGGTGGCACAAAATTTAATTGATGATAAGGTCTTAGAAAATATAGTAGAAGATCGCTATCAGACATTTACGAGCGGCGTAGGCCTCGATATCGTTCAAGGGAAAACTAATTTCCGTAAACTAGAGGCTTATGCCCTTGGGGTAACTGATATCAAGCAGGTGTCTGGTCGCTTAGAACAAATTAAAGCGACAATCAATCAATATTTATTGAAGGCTTTTGCTGATTAA